The following are from one region of the Halomonas qaidamensis genome:
- the nhaC gene encoding Na+/H+ antiporter NhaC, translating to MSTTTQDTHKRPSFLGAITVIGFLCFMMFAQIFILGEDWVTHISLIFAIVVCALVALYSGFSWQDIQKGILYGCEIAMLPMLILMMVGILVASWIASGTIPSLVYYGLQLINPSYFLFTAVIVCAVASLVTGSSWTTAATFGVAFIGIGSGLGISPAMTAGAVISGAIFGDKISPVSDSTNLAAGVAEANLFDHIRSMFYTTGPALIITIILFFFIGMRFDGEGADISRTAELLAGIRENFSVGLLPFIPPLVVVVLAYRRVNALAVMVIGSLLGAGLAVATQGVALGNMMNYMNYGYVSETGVEAVDDLLSRGGLQSMMWTISLGFIGLSLGGLLEKTRMLEVILEKLGKLVSNSRGLIVTHVFSSLATNLFSASQYIAIIIPGRMFVPAYRKLKILPSVCSRTCEDSATVTSPLVPWGLGGAYYMGVLDVSAWDYMGWTFLAIITPIIAILYGLFNIFIWREGERNDVNTYSQSNVEHQPSADLAK from the coding sequence ATGTCAACAACCACGCAAGACACCCATAAGCGTCCTTCATTTCTGGGCGCTATCACCGTTATCGGATTTCTGTGCTTCATGATGTTTGCACAGATTTTTATCCTCGGTGAAGACTGGGTGACGCATATTTCACTGATTTTCGCCATCGTGGTCTGCGCCCTGGTGGCACTGTATTCCGGCTTCAGCTGGCAGGATATCCAGAAAGGCATCCTGTATGGCTGTGAAATCGCCATGCTGCCGATGCTGATCTTGATGATGGTCGGGATACTGGTGGCCAGTTGGATCGCCTCAGGAACGATTCCATCGCTGGTCTATTACGGCTTGCAGCTGATCAACCCTTCGTATTTCCTGTTCACCGCGGTGATTGTCTGCGCTGTTGCCTCACTGGTCACCGGCAGTTCATGGACAACCGCCGCCACCTTTGGCGTGGCTTTTATCGGCATTGGCAGTGGGCTGGGTATTTCTCCGGCGATGACTGCCGGGGCAGTGATTTCCGGAGCAATCTTTGGTGACAAGATTTCACCAGTATCAGACTCCACCAACCTCGCCGCTGGGGTTGCCGAGGCCAACCTGTTCGACCACATCCGTTCGATGTTCTACACCACCGGCCCTGCACTAATCATTACCATTATTCTGTTCTTTTTTATTGGTATGCGCTTTGACGGCGAAGGGGCTGATATTTCGCGCACCGCTGAGCTTTTGGCCGGCATTCGCGAGAACTTTTCGGTCGGTCTGCTGCCCTTTATCCCTCCACTGGTAGTTGTGGTACTTGCCTACCGGCGTGTTAATGCGCTGGCGGTGATGGTGATTGGCAGCCTGCTGGGTGCGGGCCTTGCCGTGGCTACTCAGGGCGTTGCGCTAGGCAACATGATGAACTACATGAACTACGGCTATGTTTCGGAGACCGGCGTAGAAGCGGTTGATGACCTGCTCAGCCGCGGGGGTCTGCAAAGCATGATGTGGACCATCTCACTGGGCTTTATCGGCCTGAGCCTGGGCGGTTTGCTGGAAAAAACCCGTATGCTAGAAGTTATCCTGGAAAAGTTGGGCAAACTGGTCAGCAATTCACGCGGGTTGATCGTCACACACGTTTTCTCGTCGCTGGCCACTAACCTGTTCTCGGCCAGCCAGTATATTGCCATCATCATTCCGGGGCGCATGTTTGTACCCGCCTACCGTAAGCTGAAAATTCTGCCCTCGGTATGCTCTCGCACCTGTGAAGACTCGGCAACCGTCACGTCACCTCTGGTGCCCTGGGGGCTGGGTGGCGCTTACTACATGGGGGTGCTGGATGTTTCCGCGTGGGATTATATGGGCTGGACGTTTTTAGCCATCATCACGCCGATCATCGCTATTCTCTATGGCCTGTTCAACATCTTCATCTGGCGGGAAGGCGAGCGTAACGACGTTAACACCTATAGCCAGTCAAACGTTGAACACCAACCGTCAGCCGATCTAGCGAAGTAG
- a CDS encoding 3-oxoacid CoA-transferase subunit B — MPSDQQRMLTRAAREVIDGQIVNLGIGLPTRLFHFLPDDINVLVHSENGVLGCRPRHEGEAPDIDMIDSGGAYITTRPGASVFDSATSFAMIRRSRVDVTFMGAFEVDQEGNLANWKIPGKFSPGIGGAMELAQKVARLVVLCSHNDKHGNPKILTRCQLPLTASRCVSRIITEKAVMDVTPQGLEVVEIAEGLSVAALREATDATLLIDESRLGRF; from the coding sequence ATGCCCTCTGACCAGCAACGCATGTTGACCCGTGCTGCCCGTGAAGTCATCGATGGCCAGATCGTCAACCTGGGCATTGGGCTGCCCACTCGCCTGTTCCACTTTCTACCTGACGATATCAATGTGCTGGTGCACTCTGAAAACGGCGTGCTCGGCTGTCGCCCGCGCCACGAGGGCGAAGCACCGGATATCGACATGATTGACTCCGGCGGCGCGTATATCACTACTCGCCCGGGGGCCAGCGTTTTCGATAGCGCCACCTCCTTTGCGATGATCCGCCGCAGCCGCGTGGACGTTACCTTTATGGGCGCCTTCGAAGTCGATCAGGAAGGCAACCTGGCCAATTGGAAAATTCCCGGCAAGTTCTCACCAGGGATTGGCGGCGCCATGGAGCTGGCCCAGAAAGTCGCCCGGCTGGTGGTGCTGTGTTCGCATAACGACAAGCATGGCAACCCCAAGATTCTGACCCGCTGCCAACTACCCCTGACGGCCAGCCGCTGTGTGTCGCGCATTATCACCGAAAAAGCCGTGATGGACGTGACCCCACAAGGGCTTGAGGTGGTGGAAATTGCTGAAGGGCTGAGCGTTGCAGCGCTGCGCGAAGCCACCGACGCCACTCTGCTGATTGATGAATCACGTTTAGGGAGATTCTGA
- a CDS encoding acetyl-CoA C-acyltransferase, whose product MRNVYLADYARSAFSRAHPRKPEVDAWADTRSDALLASVLDGLLARSDVDGAAVEDLSIGCALPVKEQWSFGGRYPLWLAERLGPKGQVCATRQIDQQCGSGLAALRNTAREIQAGAVEVGMAGGVENMTRVPMGPALFKEGVLTSPDALQQADWLALDVVLNMGLTAERLATSAGISRAAMDALALSSHQRAASADAAGHFAGERLTLNNAAGEPISVDSNIRADTSAERLAGLDPVFMQGGMVTAGNSSPLTSGAAAMLLMSEPALHQHGISPLARVVAIADCGVKPEEMGAGAAAAIQRALKQAQLTPDDISVWEINEAFAAVPLHAMGELSLDPENVNIWGGAMSLGHPLGATGIRLAGTLGRLLQHRQQRYGCAAACIGGGQGIAIILERC is encoded by the coding sequence ATGAGAAACGTCTACCTGGCTGACTATGCACGCAGTGCCTTCAGCCGCGCCCACCCCCGCAAGCCCGAGGTGGATGCCTGGGCCGACACCCGCAGCGATGCCCTGCTGGCCAGCGTTCTGGATGGCTTACTGGCGCGCAGCGATGTTGATGGCGCAGCGGTGGAAGACCTGAGTATTGGCTGCGCCCTACCAGTAAAAGAACAATGGAGCTTTGGTGGCCGCTACCCGCTGTGGCTGGCCGAACGCCTGGGCCCCAAAGGCCAGGTGTGCGCCACCCGGCAGATTGATCAGCAGTGTGGCTCCGGCCTTGCTGCCCTGCGCAACACCGCGCGGGAGATTCAGGCCGGTGCCGTTGAAGTGGGTATGGCCGGTGGCGTGGAAAACATGACCCGTGTGCCCATGGGCCCAGCCTTGTTCAAGGAAGGTGTGTTGACCAGCCCTGACGCGCTGCAACAGGCTGACTGGCTCGCGCTGGACGTGGTGCTCAATATGGGCCTGACCGCTGAGCGACTCGCCACGTCAGCGGGTATTTCCCGTGCTGCCATGGACGCCCTTGCCCTCAGTTCCCACCAGCGGGCGGCGAGCGCCGATGCAGCCGGCCACTTCGCTGGCGAACGTTTGACCCTGAACAACGCAGCCGGTGAGCCAATCAGTGTGGATAGTAACATTCGCGCCGATACCAGCGCCGAGCGTTTAGCGGGGCTGGACCCGGTCTTCATGCAAGGCGGCATGGTCACCGCAGGCAACAGCTCACCGCTGACCTCTGGCGCCGCCGCCATGCTTTTGATGTCAGAACCTGCCCTGCACCAGCACGGCATTAGCCCCTTGGCGCGGGTTGTGGCAATTGCCGACTGCGGCGTCAAGCCGGAAGAAATGGGGGCCGGAGCCGCCGCCGCTATCCAACGCGCCCTGAAGCAGGCGCAGCTAACGCCTGACGATATCAGCGTATGGGAAATCAACGAGGCCTTTGCGGCTGTGCCACTGCATGCCATGGGTGAGCTTTCGCTTGACCCCGAAAACGTCAATATCTGGGGCGGTGCCATGTCACTCGGGCATCCGTTAGGCGCAACCGGTATTCGCCTCGCTGGCACCCTTGGCCGCCTGCTGCAGCATCGCCAACAGCGTTACGGCTGTGCGGCGGCCTGCATCGGTGGCGGTCAGGGCATCGCCATCATTCTGGAACGCTGCTGA
- a CDS encoding CoA transferase subunit A produces the protein MTLLNHKVCEIDAAIAQIPDGATIMVGGFGSPGTPFALLDALLASGQGNLTLIKNDANEPGIGIGKLIEAGRVKRLITSHLGLNRTAIEAMNSGQMEVTFHPQGLLAEKIRCAGVGHGGFLTDIGMGTEIAEGRHEITIEGATWAIEPALQADFALVHAERADRYGNLIYRATASNFNPLMAMAADRVIAQTYRIDEPGDLPIDTIHTPCAFISQVVQVDRASSQQGVRPHAL, from the coding sequence ATGACGCTGCTTAACCACAAGGTCTGTGAAATTGACGCGGCCATTGCCCAGATTCCTGATGGCGCCACCATCATGGTCGGTGGCTTTGGCTCGCCGGGCACGCCCTTTGCGCTGCTTGATGCCCTGCTGGCATCCGGCCAAGGCAACCTGACGCTGATCAAAAACGATGCTAACGAGCCCGGCATCGGGATTGGCAAGCTTATTGAAGCGGGCCGGGTCAAGCGCCTGATCACCTCGCATCTCGGCTTGAACCGGACGGCCATCGAAGCGATGAATAGTGGCCAGATGGAAGTCACCTTTCACCCCCAGGGGCTATTGGCGGAAAAAATCCGCTGTGCAGGCGTTGGCCACGGCGGCTTTCTCACCGATATCGGGATGGGAACGGAAATTGCCGAAGGGCGCCATGAGATCACTATCGAAGGCGCAACCTGGGCCATCGAACCGGCGCTTCAGGCAGATTTCGCCCTGGTACATGCCGAGCGGGCCGACCGCTACGGTAACCTCATCTATCGCGCCACCGCCAGCAACTTCAACCCCCTGATGGCCATGGCGGCTGATCGGGTAATTGCCCAAACCTACCGCATCGACGAACCCGGCGACCTGCCTATCGACACCATTCATACGCCCTGTGCCTTTATTAGCCAAGTCGTGCAGGTCGACCGCGCGTCCAGCCAGCAAGGAGTTCGCCCCCATGCCCTCTGA
- a CDS encoding ArgE/DapE family deacylase: protein MLDATEQRIIACCNALMDDTVALTSDLVRGYSVIGQEQGALDTMERHLERLGLPVTRVPLDAAGFAEHPHRAPAEWPSTGRYNVISDLNPSAPGPHLVFNGHLDVVPAEPTDMWTRSPWEPWQKDGWLYGRGAGDMKAGIAAMVMAVEAVRQAGVEINFPFTLQTVIEEECTGNGALACLHQGYSGDFVLIPEPFGAQIYAGQVGVLWFRMRLDGVPAHVLDPSAGRNAIEALQDYLPALKVLEAEMNSLARPELYADHPHPFNLSIGRVDAGNWASSVPAHAILEGRVGFPPGMSPEEAMQRVRDTLQACHAELDDATPAPQVSFHGFRSEGHVVDLDTPGIRLLSECHEALIGAPPGHYISTCTTDLRAFHVSGNINGTCYGPVAQRIHGVDECVEIDSIRHVLTTYALFIHRWAKMAEQQESN from the coding sequence ATGCTTGATGCTACCGAACAACGCATTATTGCCTGCTGCAATGCGCTGATGGACGACACTGTAGCGCTGACCAGTGATCTGGTGCGCGGCTACAGTGTGATCGGCCAGGAACAGGGCGCGCTGGATACCATGGAACGCCACCTTGAGCGCCTGGGCCTGCCGGTCACCCGTGTGCCGCTGGATGCCGCGGGCTTTGCGGAGCATCCTCATCGCGCACCTGCCGAGTGGCCCAGCACCGGGCGCTACAATGTGATTTCAGACCTCAACCCCAGTGCGCCAGGCCCGCACCTGGTGTTTAACGGCCATCTCGATGTGGTGCCCGCCGAACCCACCGATATGTGGACCCGCTCGCCCTGGGAGCCCTGGCAAAAAGATGGCTGGCTGTATGGTCGTGGCGCAGGCGACATGAAAGCCGGCATTGCCGCCATGGTGATGGCGGTTGAAGCGGTGCGCCAGGCAGGCGTCGAGATCAATTTCCCGTTCACCCTGCAAACCGTGATTGAAGAAGAGTGTACCGGCAACGGCGCTCTGGCTTGCCTGCACCAAGGCTACAGCGGTGATTTCGTGCTGATACCAGAGCCGTTCGGCGCCCAGATCTATGCTGGCCAGGTAGGTGTGCTGTGGTTCCGGATGCGCCTGGATGGCGTACCCGCTCACGTGCTTGACCCTTCCGCCGGGCGCAATGCCATTGAAGCCCTGCAGGACTACCTGCCCGCGCTGAAGGTTCTGGAAGCGGAAATGAACAGCCTGGCGCGGCCTGAGCTTTATGCCGACCACCCTCACCCCTTCAATCTGAGCATTGGCCGGGTAGATGCAGGCAACTGGGCCTCCAGCGTACCGGCCCACGCCATTCTGGAAGGCCGCGTTGGCTTCCCGCCCGGCATGTCGCCGGAAGAGGCTATGCAGCGGGTTCGCGATACCCTGCAGGCCTGCCACGCCGAGCTTGATGACGCCACCCCGGCGCCCCAGGTGAGCTTTCACGGTTTTCGCTCTGAAGGGCATGTGGTTGATCTCGACACCCCGGGCATTCGGCTACTCTCGGAATGTCACGAAGCGCTGATTGGCGCGCCTCCCGGCCATTATATATCCACCTGCACCACCGACCTGCGCGCCTTTCACGTATCCGGCAATATCAACGGCACCTGCTACGGCCCCGTTGCCCAGCGCATTCACGGTGTGGATGAGTGTGTGGAGATCGACTCAATCCGCCATGTACTGACCACCTATGCCTTGTTTATCCATCGCTGGGCAAAGATGGCTGAACAGCAGGAGAGCAACTAA